The Aggregatilinea lenta genome includes a region encoding these proteins:
- a CDS encoding reductive dehalogenase, whose product MSNDIKMSRRNFLKNVGMAGVTAGVAGSTGLTLAGEVFGSTTSGGVYRRPWWVREVDEPTTGIRWEQIKRVDASQDTLFGNVLGRFASEEENRRLVQVRSDLLLERLNAEEPGYMLKDQALENAVRQTRTAIPRSFLGAQRALTPEQRGVPRWEGTPDEAAHIVKVALRQMGAASVGIVHLDERTRKLIYAVDADGKRIEFEDVEQAYETAQKRVIPNRAEWVIVYAVQMSEDALRRAPTKIAEFGTQSAYQRGLLIQNGLQEFLHGLGYQGLGEVVLNGLGISPALAVMGGLGELSRQNRVITPEYGPMVRLFKLVTDLPLAADRPIDAGITRFCKTCKKCAEACPPSALSFDTEPGWTPVGEWSNPGHQAWFENSLRCRRFWYEEAGTNCGICFAVCPFTKQGKSFMHQFVHMQIATAPTVNSLTRSMDDAFGYGVRKDPDAWWNLDLPEYGIDTTKGK is encoded by the coding sequence ATGAGTAACGACATTAAGATGAGCCGGCGCAACTTCTTGAAGAACGTGGGGATGGCCGGCGTGACGGCAGGCGTCGCCGGCTCGACCGGGCTGACCCTCGCCGGAGAAGTGTTCGGCAGCACGACCTCCGGCGGTGTGTACCGCCGCCCGTGGTGGGTGCGCGAGGTGGACGAGCCAACCACTGGTATCCGCTGGGAGCAGATCAAGCGCGTGGACGCCTCGCAAGATACGCTGTTCGGCAACGTGTTGGGACGCTTTGCCAGCGAGGAAGAAAACCGGCGGCTGGTCCAGGTGCGCAGCGATCTGCTGCTGGAACGCCTGAACGCGGAAGAGCCGGGCTACATGCTGAAGGACCAGGCGCTCGAAAACGCGGTGCGGCAGACGCGGACCGCCATCCCACGCAGCTTCCTGGGGGCGCAGCGCGCGCTGACCCCGGAGCAGCGCGGCGTGCCGCGTTGGGAAGGCACGCCTGACGAGGCGGCGCACATCGTCAAGGTGGCGCTGCGACAGATGGGCGCGGCCAGCGTGGGTATCGTGCATCTCGACGAGCGCACCCGCAAGCTGATATACGCCGTCGATGCCGACGGCAAGCGCATTGAGTTCGAAGACGTGGAGCAGGCGTACGAAACCGCCCAGAAGCGTGTGATCCCTAACCGCGCCGAGTGGGTGATCGTCTACGCGGTGCAGATGTCCGAGGACGCGCTGCGCCGCGCGCCGACCAAGATCGCAGAGTTCGGCACGCAGTCGGCCTACCAGCGTGGGCTGCTGATCCAGAACGGGCTGCAAGAGTTTCTGCACGGCCTGGGCTATCAGGGCCTGGGCGAAGTGGTGCTGAACGGGCTGGGCATCAGCCCGGCGCTGGCGGTGATGGGCGGGCTGGGCGAGCTGTCGCGCCAGAACCGCGTGATCACGCCCGAATATGGCCCGATGGTGCGTCTCTTCAAGCTGGTGACCGACCTGCCGCTGGCGGCGGACCGGCCCATCGACGCGGGCATCACGCGCTTCTGCAAGACGTGCAAGAAGTGCGCGGAGGCGTGCCCGCCCAGCGCGCTGAGCTTCGATACGGAGCCGGGCTGGACACCGGTGGGCGAGTGGAGCAACCCCGGCCACCAGGCGTGGTTCGAGAACTCGCTGCGCTGCCGCCGCTTCTGGTACGAAGAGGCGGGGACCAACTGCGGCATTTGCTTCGCGGTGTGCCCATTCACCAAGCAGGGCAAGAGCTTCATGCACCAGTTCGTGCACATGCAAATCGCCACCGCGCCCACCGTCAACTCGCTGACGCGCAGCATGGACGACGCCTTTGGCTATGGCGTCCGCAAAGATCCTGACGCGTGGTGGAACCTCGACCTGCCAGAATACGGCATCGACACGACCAAAGGCAAGTAG
- a CDS encoding FmdB family zinc ribbon protein: MATYSYRCRDCQTLFQVQKPMAEIDAETLCPACGAAETQRLISAVAVFSSSADGQRRALAGAPSCGSCGMAATGCTSCGPH, from the coding sequence ATGGCAACGTATTCGTACCGCTGCCGCGACTGCCAAACCCTATTCCAGGTTCAGAAGCCAATGGCCGAGATCGACGCGGAAACATTGTGCCCCGCCTGCGGTGCAGCCGAGACGCAGCGGTTGATTTCAGCAGTAGCGGTGTTCTCGTCGAGCGCCGATGGTCAGCGCCGCGCCCTGGCTGGCGCGCCGAGCTGCGGCAGTTGCGGGATGGCTGCAACGGGCTGCACGAGCTGCGGCCCGCATTAA
- a CDS encoding reductive dehalogenase, translating to MPFNLNRREFLRDMGLLGLGATTASLGPIAAFGEDWGDKATINSRPFYVKEVDTPTVEIDWAAIYRFNERDTVRRGLAKYVGEDEATRITGMRESNQNKFALEGRPGYSIRDIAMYAASGIGATQSFLPPDNISTPEDRGVPRWEGTPEENSEMIRSALRAFGAATVGFVELEEETTKKLIYSIDPDGKELVFKEQDQPEEDETTRVIPNKCRYVIVWTVQMSAEQLQRAPTPLGAATTSLAYSQNRAIQSRLQGFLRSIGYLGLGENETNALGIAPAFGVMAGLGELSRLNRLVTPEYGPMVRVFKMVTDLPVAPTKPINAGIMNFCKTCKTCATYCPSGSLSLESEPSYETQGGWNRGGVKTWYENSVTCRTYWGEVGTNCGICFSVCPFAVKNKALIHSMVKGVIGTTPIFDSALASMSRTAYISEDLGQPQKDCEEWWKLDYSELGYDTTMGHQDA from the coding sequence ATGCCGTTCAATCTTAACCGCCGCGAGTTTTTGAGGGACATGGGGCTGCTCGGCCTGGGCGCTACCACGGCCAGCCTGGGGCCGATTGCTGCCTTCGGTGAAGACTGGGGCGATAAGGCAACCATCAATTCACGCCCGTTTTACGTGAAGGAAGTGGATACCCCCACGGTCGAGATCGACTGGGCCGCCATCTACCGCTTCAACGAGCGCGACACCGTGCGTCGCGGTCTGGCGAAGTACGTTGGTGAGGACGAGGCCACACGCATCACAGGGATGCGCGAGAGCAATCAGAACAAGTTCGCGCTCGAAGGTCGCCCCGGTTATTCGATCCGCGACATCGCCATGTACGCTGCGTCGGGGATTGGCGCGACCCAGTCGTTCCTGCCGCCGGATAACATCAGCACGCCGGAAGATCGTGGCGTGCCGCGTTGGGAAGGCACGCCGGAAGAGAACTCCGAGATGATCCGCTCGGCCCTGCGCGCGTTCGGCGCGGCGACCGTCGGCTTCGTGGAGTTGGAAGAAGAGACCACCAAGAAGCTCATCTACTCGATTGACCCTGACGGCAAGGAACTGGTGTTCAAGGAGCAGGACCAGCCGGAAGAAGACGAGACCACCCGCGTCATCCCCAACAAGTGCCGCTACGTCATTGTGTGGACCGTGCAGATGTCTGCCGAGCAGCTTCAGCGCGCTCCCACGCCGCTGGGCGCCGCGACCACCAGCCTGGCCTACTCGCAGAACCGCGCCATCCAGAGCCGCCTGCAGGGCTTCCTGCGCAGCATCGGCTACCTGGGCCTGGGCGAAAACGAAACCAACGCGCTCGGTATCGCGCCCGCGTTCGGCGTCATGGCTGGCCTGGGCGAACTGTCGCGCCTGAACCGTCTCGTCACGCCGGAATACGGCCCGATGGTCCGCGTCTTCAAGATGGTCACCGACCTGCCCGTCGCGCCGACCAAGCCGATCAACGCCGGGATCATGAACTTCTGCAAGACCTGCAAGACCTGCGCGACCTACTGCCCGTCCGGCTCGCTGAGCCTCGAATCCGAACCGTCCTACGAGACGCAGGGCGGCTGGAACCGTGGCGGCGTGAAGACCTGGTACGAAAATTCGGTCACCTGCCGTACGTACTGGGGTGAAGTGGGCACGAACTGCGGTATCTGCTTCTCGGTCTGCCCGTTCGCGGTCAAGAACAAGGCGCTCATCCACTCGATGGTCAAGGGCGTTATCGGCACCACCCCGATCTTCGACAGCGCGCTGGCCAGCATGAGCCGCACCGCGTACATCAGCGAAGACCTCGGCCAACCGCAGAAGGACTGCGAAGAGTGGTGGAAGCTCGACTACTCCGAGCTGGGCTACGACACGACCATGGGCCACCAGGACGCATAG
- a CDS encoding dehalogenase yields MLWLILGILIGAGFIFLAHRSEFKLAWYDYIILAVSIVFLLLAIANFSGSRAELEYKAANILLLSFGVPGLILMAVVGVRAWRSYQTLTAKSAK; encoded by the coding sequence ATGTTGTGGTTAATTCTGGGTATTCTGATCGGCGCGGGGTTCATCTTCCTCGCTCATCGTTCCGAATTTAAGCTGGCGTGGTACGATTACATCATCCTCGCCGTGTCCATCGTGTTCCTGCTGCTGGCGATCGCGAACTTCAGCGGCTCCCGCGCGGAACTCGAATACAAGGCCGCGAACATCCTGCTGCTGTCGTTCGGCGTGCCTGGCCTCATCCTGATGGCGGTGGTGGGTGTACGCGCGTGGCGCAGCTACCAGACGCTGACGGCGAAGAGCGCCAAGTAA
- a CDS encoding FMN-binding protein codes for MATARTLPVQNALQLQRARQRRRQTIVTAIALAIIIAAWLIGYANTGSSDAGPYVKNVLPGADRIETRRDLYVGYQGDTLVGYAQVGTASGYGGPVEVLVGIDPDGNITGAQIVGHKETPGFFRLIGRENFLAQFVGLSYKDPMQLGDDIDRVSGATFSAEGVARSIREAVRDLSTSELNASVPAEHRSIKFGIPEATLIALFVVSYFLHKTRRKNVKHYGRWAVMLTGIVVLGFLYNKPFTLSNVVSLLAGFWPDWQDNLYWFLLLGGIFSVTFIQGKNPYCSWFCPFGGVQEILGSFTGAKVYRPRSIYTKLQWAQRVLAFGAIVAGLALRMPGAASYEPFGTLFNLKGSWPQWVLLVLVMLASLVIYRPWCNYICPLGPVVDYVGEVRHWAKDAWKNGKARFSNKAS; via the coding sequence ATGGCAACAGCACGAACGCTTCCCGTTCAAAATGCCCTACAACTCCAACGCGCGCGCCAGCGCCGCCGCCAAACCATTGTCACGGCCATCGCGCTGGCGATCATCATCGCGGCGTGGCTGATTGGCTATGCCAACACCGGCAGCAGCGACGCAGGTCCATACGTGAAGAACGTCCTGCCCGGCGCAGACCGGATCGAGACGCGCCGCGACCTGTACGTTGGCTACCAGGGCGACACCCTGGTCGGCTACGCGCAGGTCGGCACGGCGAGCGGCTATGGCGGGCCGGTGGAGGTGCTGGTCGGCATCGATCCCGATGGCAACATCACCGGCGCGCAGATCGTCGGCCACAAGGAGACGCCGGGCTTCTTCCGCCTGATTGGGCGCGAGAATTTCCTGGCGCAGTTCGTCGGCTTGAGCTACAAAGACCCAATGCAGCTCGGCGACGACATCGACCGCGTGAGCGGCGCGACCTTCAGCGCCGAAGGCGTCGCGCGCAGCATCCGCGAGGCGGTGCGCGATCTGTCGACCAGCGAACTGAATGCCTCCGTGCCTGCCGAGCACCGCTCGATCAAGTTCGGTATCCCCGAAGCGACGCTGATCGCGCTGTTCGTGGTCAGCTATTTCCTGCACAAGACGCGCCGCAAAAACGTGAAACATTATGGACGCTGGGCCGTGATGCTGACCGGGATCGTGGTGCTGGGATTCCTGTACAATAAGCCGTTCACGCTGTCCAACGTGGTCTCGCTGTTGGCAGGGTTCTGGCCGGACTGGCAGGATAACCTCTACTGGTTCCTGCTGTTGGGCGGCATTTTCTCGGTGACCTTCATTCAGGGCAAGAACCCGTACTGCTCGTGGTTCTGCCCGTTCGGCGGCGTGCAGGAGATTCTCGGCTCGTTTACCGGGGCGAAGGTGTACCGTCCGCGCTCGATCTATACCAAACTGCAGTGGGCGCAGCGCGTGCTGGCGTTTGGCGCGATTGTCGCGGGCCTGGCGCTGCGTATGCCGGGTGCGGCCAGCTATGAGCCGTTCGGCACGCTGTTCAACCTGAAAGGCTCGTGGCCGCAGTGGGTGCTGCTGGTGCTGGTGATGCTGGCCTCACTGGTTATTTACCGGCCCTGGTGCAATTATATCTGTCCCCTGGGACCCGTTGTGGATTACGTCGGCGAAGTTCGTCATTGGGCAAAAGACGCATGGAAAAACGGAAAAGCTCGCTTTTCAAACAAAGCTTCCTGA
- a CDS encoding FAD:protein FMN transferase, translating to MTSNIETSALNRTRFSRRQFIKITALAGGVVALGGVGLDLARSPGVHRVQETRLLLGTVANLTVISDDPGTARAAIRASFERMAALEGIFSRFRADSQLTTLNTTGRLDAPDPALRDVLTRAVEYGDLTSGAFDVTVEPVLALYRARSAEGRLPDADELAQAEALVDYRHLALGTDRVTLAKPGMAVTLDGIAKGYIIDAGAAVFVGYGFDRVMVELGGDMQALGSAGSRPWQVGIQPPRAGDAEFAAVTQIDNRALATSGDYMNTFTPDFRLNHILDPHTGASPLALSSASVIAPTACDADALATAMMVLGPVDGLALVERLPGVEALLIAKDGSMTRSSGFPEV from the coding sequence ATGACGTCGAACATTGAAACCTCAGCCCTGAACAGGACGCGTTTCTCGCGCCGCCAGTTCATCAAGATCACCGCGCTGGCGGGAGGCGTCGTGGCGCTTGGCGGGGTGGGTCTGGATCTTGCGCGGTCTCCCGGCGTCCATCGCGTGCAAGAAACGCGCTTGCTGCTGGGCACAGTCGCCAACCTGACCGTGATTTCGGACGATCCCGGCACGGCACGCGCCGCGATTCGCGCCTCCTTCGAGCGCATGGCGGCGCTGGAGGGTATCTTCAGCCGCTTCCGCGCCGACAGCCAGTTGACGACGCTCAACACGACGGGCCGTCTCGATGCGCCCGACCCGGCGTTACGGGATGTGCTGACGCGTGCGGTTGAGTACGGCGATTTGACGAGTGGCGCCTTCGACGTGACCGTCGAGCCGGTGCTGGCGCTGTACCGCGCGCGGTCGGCGGAAGGCCGCCTGCCGGACGCGGACGAACTGGCGCAGGCCGAGGCGCTGGTCGATTATCGCCATCTCGCGCTGGGCACGGATCGCGTCACGCTGGCGAAGCCGGGCATGGCCGTCACGCTGGACGGCATCGCCAAGGGTTACATCATCGATGCGGGCGCGGCGGTGTTCGTGGGCTATGGCTTCGATCGCGTGATGGTCGAGCTGGGCGGTGATATGCAGGCGTTGGGCAGCGCCGGGAGCCGCCCGTGGCAGGTGGGCATCCAGCCGCCGCGCGCCGGAGACGCCGAGTTTGCCGCCGTGACGCAGATCGATAACCGCGCGCTGGCGACCTCCGGCGATTACATGAACACCTTCACGCCCGATTTCCGCCTGAACCACATCCTCGATCCGCACACCGGGGCCTCGCCGCTGGCGCTCAGCAGCGCGAGCGTGATCGCGCCGACTGCGTGTGACGCCGACGCGCTGGCAACGGCGATGATGGTGCTCGGCCCGGTCGATGGGCTGGCGCTGGTCGAGCGGCTGCCGGGCGTCGAGGCGCTGCTGATCGCCAAAGACGGCAGCATGACGCGCTCGTCGGGTTTCCCGGAGGTCTAG
- the lysW gene encoding lysine biosynthesis protein LysW, with product MLQTECVECGAAIELPEDVMQGEILTCGDCGAELEVIELEPLTVDLAPVEMEDWGE from the coding sequence ATGTTGCAGACGGAATGTGTGGAATGTGGCGCGGCAATTGAACTGCCCGAAGACGTGATGCAGGGCGAAATTCTGACCTGCGGCGACTGCGGCGCGGAACTCGAAGTGATCGAACTGGAACCGCTGACGGTCGATCTGGCCCCGGTAGAAATGGAAGATTGGGGCGAATGA
- the lysX gene encoding lysine biosynthesis protein LysX, whose translation MSVGILCSRIRVEEKLLFEAFESLGVAVTRLDEREITARVGDYAAPVDVVLERSVSTSAGLVASMLLEAAGVHVINNSSTASICADKIRTSLALAAADVPQPRTEVALSPEAALEAIERLGYPVVLKPPVGSWGRLLARVNDRDAAEAVIEHKEVLGGVAHHAYYIQEYVEKPLRDIRAFVVGIETICAIYRTSPHWITNTARGGQASNCPVTPEIADLCTRAALAVSSGAGGVLAIDLFEDPQRGLLVNEVNHTMEFRNSITTTGVNIPQRIAQFVLESAGVPA comes from the coding sequence ATGAGCGTCGGTATTCTGTGCAGCCGGATTCGCGTCGAAGAGAAACTGCTTTTCGAGGCGTTCGAGTCGCTCGGCGTGGCGGTGACGCGCCTGGACGAGCGGGAAATTACGGCGCGCGTGGGCGACTATGCCGCGCCGGTCGATGTGGTGCTGGAACGCAGCGTGAGCACCAGCGCCGGGCTGGTCGCGTCGATGCTGCTCGAAGCGGCGGGCGTGCACGTCATCAACAACAGCAGCACGGCCAGCATCTGCGCGGATAAAATCCGCACCTCGCTGGCGCTGGCGGCGGCAGACGTGCCCCAGCCGCGCACCGAAGTCGCGCTCAGCCCCGAAGCGGCCCTGGAGGCCATCGAGCGTCTGGGTTACCCGGTCGTGCTCAAACCCCCGGTCGGCTCGTGGGGGCGGCTGCTGGCGCGCGTCAACGACCGCGACGCGGCGGAAGCGGTCATCGAGCACAAAGAAGTGCTCGGCGGCGTCGCGCATCATGCGTACTACATCCAGGAATACGTCGAGAAACCGCTGCGCGACATCCGCGCGTTCGTGGTTGGCATAGAGACGATCTGCGCGATCTACCGCACCTCGCCGCACTGGATCACCAATACGGCGCGCGGCGGGCAAGCCTCGAACTGCCCGGTCACGCCGGAGATCGCGGACTTGTGTACGCGGGCGGCGCTGGCCGTCAGCAGCGGTGCAGGCGGCGTCCTGGCCATCGACCTGTTCGAAGATCCCCAACGCGGTCTCCTCGTAAACGAAGTCAACCACACCATGGAATTCAGAAACAGCATCACCACCACCGGCGTCAACATCCCCCAGCGCATCGCACAATTTGTACTCGAATCGGCGGGGGTGCCCGCATGA
- the argC gene encoding N-acetyl-gamma-glutamyl-phosphate reductase, with protein sequence MSGGADRLTVGVVGASGYAGGELLRLLLGHPGVEVTQVTSERSAGKFVHQVHPHLRGRTTLRFVSRDGLQPCDVLFLALPHGQSQEHIAQYAALAPRIVDLSADFRLRDAADYAATYGHDHAAPERLADFAYGLPELHRDALRGASYASGVGCNATATTLALWAVVRGGLLVPGQPVIVDIKVGSSEGGNTPSEASHHPVRSGVVRPYALTGHRHEAEVRQNLAPCGMYDVRMAVTSVEMVRGVAAAAYVSLPSGLTERDLWKCYREAWNDEPFVRVVHEKSGIHRHPEPRPLIGTNYADVGWDYDPVTGRAALLCALDNLGKGAAGSAVQCMNLMCGFDETTALDFGGIYP encoded by the coding sequence ATGAGCGGCGGCGCGGATCGTCTGACGGTGGGCGTGGTCGGCGCGTCCGGCTATGCGGGCGGCGAGCTGCTGCGACTGCTGCTGGGGCATCCCGGCGTGGAAGTGACGCAGGTCACGTCCGAGCGCAGCGCGGGCAAATTCGTCCACCAGGTGCACCCGCACCTGCGCGGGCGCACGACGCTGCGTTTCGTCAGCCGCGACGGGCTGCAACCCTGCGACGTGCTGTTCCTGGCGCTGCCGCACGGCCAGTCGCAGGAGCACATCGCGCAGTATGCGGCGCTCGCGCCCCGCATCGTGGACCTGAGCGCGGACTTCCGCCTGCGCGACGCGGCGGACTACGCGGCAACGTACGGGCACGATCACGCGGCCCCTGAGCGGCTGGCGGATTTCGCCTACGGCCTGCCGGAGCTGCACCGCGACGCCCTGCGCGGCGCGTCGTACGCCAGCGGCGTCGGCTGCAACGCCACCGCGACCACGCTCGCGCTGTGGGCAGTGGTCCGGGGCGGCCTGCTGGTCCCCGGCCAGCCGGTGATCGTGGACATCAAGGTCGGCAGCAGCGAGGGCGGCAACACTCCCAGCGAAGCCAGCCACCACCCGGTGCGCAGCGGCGTCGTGCGGCCCTACGCGCTGACCGGCCACCGCCACGAGGCGGAAGTACGCCAGAACCTCGCCCCATGCGGCATGTACGACGTGCGCATGGCCGTGACCAGCGTCGAGATGGTGCGCGGCGTGGCGGCGGCGGCCTACGTCTCGCTGCCGTCCGGCCTGACCGAGCGCGACCTGTGGAAATGCTACCGTGAGGCGTGGAACGATGAGCCGTTCGTGCGCGTCGTGCACGAAAAATCCGGCATTCACCGCCACCCGGAACCCCGCCCGCTGATCGGCACGAACTACGCCGACGTGGGCTGGGACTACGACCCGGTGACCGGGCGCGCGGCGCTGCTGTGCGCGCTGGATAACCTGGGCAAAGGCGCGGCGGGATCGGCAGTCCAATGTATGAACCTGATGTGCGGCTTCGACGAGACGACCGCGCTGGACTTTGGAGGCATCTACCCATGA
- a CDS encoding [LysW]-aminoadipate kinase, producing MTGTTHVLKLGGGAGVDHTRTLRNLAQRIQRGECWVLVHGTSAAANDLAQQVGYTVQTITSPGGHTSRYTDARMIEIYCAAAASVNQRLTAELAGLGVRAVGLAGPTVISARRKEAIRALRNGRPVLVRDDFSGAITGVDGDVLEHLLESGVTPVIAPVALGAAFERLNVDGDLVAATVAHALDADTLTILSNVPGLLRDVDDPGSLVAQFGLNELARYEPLAQGRMKKKLLAAQAAGVARVILADSRLDDPIDAALAGAGTHIVNEVRHVEHAF from the coding sequence ATGACCGGCACGACACACGTTTTGAAACTGGGCGGCGGCGCGGGCGTCGATCACACCCGCACGCTGCGGAATCTGGCGCAACGCATCCAACGCGGCGAGTGCTGGGTGCTGGTCCACGGCACGAGTGCGGCGGCCAACGACCTCGCGCAGCAGGTCGGCTACACGGTGCAGACCATCACCAGCCCCGGCGGGCACACCAGCCGCTACACCGACGCGCGCATGATCGAGATCTACTGCGCGGCGGCGGCCTCGGTCAACCAGCGCCTGACGGCGGAACTGGCGGGCCTGGGCGTGCGCGCGGTCGGGCTGGCTGGGCCGACGGTCATCTCTGCGCGGCGCAAAGAGGCGATCCGCGCACTGCGTAACGGGCGGCCCGTGCTGGTGCGTGACGACTTTTCGGGCGCGATTACGGGCGTGGACGGCGATGTGCTGGAACACCTGCTTGAGTCCGGCGTGACGCCGGTCATCGCGCCGGTGGCGCTGGGCGCGGCCTTCGAGCGGCTGAACGTGGACGGCGATCTCGTTGCGGCGACGGTCGCCCACGCGCTGGACGCGGACACGCTGACCATCCTCAGCAACGTGCCCGGCCTGCTGCGCGACGTGGACGATCCCGGCTCGCTGGTGGCGCAGTTCGGCCTGAACGAGCTGGCGCGTTACGAACCGCTGGCCCAGGGTCGCATGAAGAAAAAACTGCTGGCCGCGCAGGCCGCCGGGGTCGCGCGCGTGATCCTGGCCGATTCGCGCCTGGACGATCCCATCGACGCGGCGCTGGCCGGGGCCGGAACGCATATCGTGAACGAGGTGCGGCATGTCGAGCATGCTTTCTGA
- a CDS encoding aspartate aminotransferase family protein has translation MSSMLSDRVMDWAALEDTHSSGTYVKRDVQIVRGQGATLEDAEGRRYIDCVGGQGAANLGHGHPAVLEAIRAQSAELITCPELFHNPVRARYQAALCEAAGMARVYLCNSGAEAVEAALKAARLATGRDGFVATMRGFHGRTLGALSFTWERHYREPVGPLLMSTVTHVPFNNVERLAAALNDTIAAVIVEVVQGEGGVHPAEAGYLRAVQDLCRANGSLLIVDEIQTGFGRTGTLFAYEQDGIAPDVLCLAKSMAGGLPVGAALLAETVPALPPASHGSTFGGNPLACAAGLAVLDVLQNTDLIERARTRGEAVRDHLRANLPGSVARDVRGRGLMIGIELRGRVAPVLSALQARGVLALPAGKTVLRLLPPLVITDDELWQAVDTVEETLSDAAE, from the coding sequence ATGTCGAGCATGCTTTCTGATCGCGTGATGGACTGGGCGGCGCTGGAAGATACGCACAGCAGCGGCACGTACGTCAAACGCGACGTGCAGATCGTGCGCGGGCAGGGCGCGACGCTGGAAGACGCCGAAGGCCGCCGTTACATCGACTGCGTGGGCGGGCAGGGCGCGGCCAACCTGGGCCATGGCCACCCCGCCGTGCTGGAAGCGATCCGCGCGCAGTCGGCGGAGCTGATCACCTGCCCGGAGCTGTTTCATAACCCCGTGCGGGCGCGCTATCAGGCGGCGCTGTGCGAGGCGGCAGGCATGGCCCGCGTCTATCTGTGCAACAGCGGTGCGGAAGCGGTCGAGGCGGCGCTGAAGGCGGCGCGGCTGGCGACCGGGCGCGACGGCTTCGTGGCAACCATGCGCGGCTTTCATGGCCGCACGCTGGGCGCGCTGAGCTTCACCTGGGAGCGGCACTACCGCGAGCCGGTCGGCCCGTTGTTGATGTCGACCGTGACCCACGTTCCGTTCAACAACGTCGAGCGGCTCGCAGCAGCGCTGAACGACACTATCGCGGCGGTGATCGTCGAGGTGGTGCAGGGCGAAGGCGGCGTGCATCCGGCGGAGGCGGGCTATCTGCGCGCCGTGCAGGACCTGTGCCGCGCCAACGGATCGCTGCTGATCGTGGACGAGATTCAAACCGGCTTCGGGCGTACGGGCACACTGTTCGCTTACGAGCAGGACGGCATCGCGCCGGACGTGCTGTGTCTCGCCAAGAGCATGGCGGGCGGTCTGCCAGTGGGCGCGGCGCTGCTGGCGGAGACGGTCCCCGCGCTGCCGCCCGCGTCACACGGCAGCACGTTCGGCGGCAATCCGCTGGCATGCGCGGCGGGGCTGGCGGTGTTGGACGTGCTGCAAAACACCGACCTGATCGAGCGGGCGCGGACGCGCGGCGAGGCCGTGCGCGATCACCTGCGGGCCAATTTACCGGGATCGGTCGCGCGTGACGTGCGCGGGCGCGGCCTGATGATCGGGATCGAGCTGCGCGGCAGGGTCGCTCCGGTGCTGTCGGCGCTGCAAGCGCGCGGCGTCCTGGCGCTGCCCGCCGGGAAAACGGTGCTGCGGCTGCTGCCGCCGCTGGTCATTACGGACGACGAACTATGGCAGGCGGTGGACACCGTCGAGGAGACTTTGAGCGATGCCGCTGAATAA